The following are from one region of the Amycolatopsis sp. QT-25 genome:
- a CDS encoding argininosuccinate synthase domain-containing protein, translating to MTPDGFAFPDDPEKLVITFDEGVPVAIDGETVTLLEAFQQLNRRVGAFGLRGREIYEGPGALALVTAHEELHKVGSERVSGEVRLVLHRGTAVVNSARDERTLYDFTTGATFDRSVA from the coding sequence GTGACGCCTGACGGGTTCGCCTTCCCGGATGATCCGGAGAAGCTGGTCATCACCTTCGACGAAGGTGTGCCGGTGGCCATCGACGGGGAGACCGTGACGCTGCTGGAGGCCTTCCAGCAGCTGAACCGACGTGTCGGCGCCTTCGGGCTCAGAGGACGCGAAATCTACGAGGGGCCCGGCGCGCTCGCGCTGGTCACCGCGCACGAGGAACTGCACAAGGTCGGTTCCGAGCGGGTGTCCGGCGAGGTCCGCCTGGTCCTGCACCGCGGGACCGCGGTCGTGAACTCGGCGCGCGACGAGCGCACGCTGTACGACTTCACCACAGGCGCTACCTTCGACCGGTCAGTCGCCTGA
- a CDS encoding SRPBCC family protein: protein MSRRALYVETVIRTELDTLWRYTQEPDLHERWDLRFARIEPIAGSPGRFRYATRFLGLVITGTGTHAGESERPDGGRTSALRFASADPLSLIRSGSGYWRYTSADDGVRFVTGFDYTTRWGVFGRFADLLFRPLFGWMTAWSFDRLRLWLETGTPPEELPLFSPAASRCRRSPRPGKDGVAPRVLDTLEQA, encoded by the coding sequence ATGAGCCGGAGAGCGCTGTACGTCGAAACGGTGATCCGCACGGAACTCGACACGCTGTGGCGGTACACGCAGGAGCCGGATCTGCATGAACGGTGGGATCTTCGCTTCGCGCGGATCGAGCCGATCGCGGGTTCACCGGGACGGTTCCGCTACGCGACGAGGTTCCTGGGGCTCGTCATCACCGGGACCGGGACACACGCCGGGGAGAGTGAACGGCCCGACGGCGGCAGGACGTCGGCGTTGCGGTTCGCCTCCGCGGACCCGCTGTCTCTCATCAGGTCCGGTTCGGGGTACTGGCGCTACACCTCTGCCGACGACGGCGTCCGCTTCGTCACCGGCTTCGACTACACCACCCGGTGGGGTGTCTTCGGCAGGTTCGCCGATCTGCTGTTCCGGCCGCTTTTCGGCTGGATGACGGCCTGGTCGTTCGACCGGCTCCGGCTGTGGCTCGAAACCGGCACCCCACCGGAGGAACTCCCCCTGTTCTCCCCCGCGGCGAGCCGCTGTCGCCGGAGCCCGCGGCCGGGCAAAGACGGCGTCGCACCTCGCGTTCTCGACACCCTGGAGCAGGCATGA
- a CDS encoding DNA-3-methyladenine glycosylase, protein MATGRQFTRRELALDPVELSTLLLGAVIESTGPDGTVAVRLVEVEAYRGLDDPASHCYRGKTPRNEVMWGPAGHLYVYFVYGMHFCANVVGTEDGQPGAVLLRAGEVVSGADIARARRPSARGNGELAKGPAILTSILGIARAENGVDLTDSASPVRLFTGDRVPEADIRTGPRVGVAMAMDTPWRFWLDGSPAVSAYRRGGKRRAAAPGR, encoded by the coding sequence TTGGCGACCGGGAGACAGTTCACCCGGCGAGAACTGGCGCTGGATCCGGTGGAGTTGTCGACACTCCTGCTCGGGGCGGTGATCGAGTCGACCGGTCCCGACGGCACGGTGGCCGTCCGGCTGGTGGAGGTCGAGGCCTACCGCGGGCTCGACGATCCCGCGTCGCACTGCTATCGCGGCAAGACACCCCGCAACGAAGTCATGTGGGGGCCGGCGGGGCATCTGTACGTGTATTTCGTCTACGGGATGCACTTCTGCGCGAACGTCGTCGGCACCGAAGACGGGCAGCCGGGCGCAGTGCTGCTCCGGGCCGGGGAGGTGGTGTCCGGCGCGGACATCGCCCGTGCGCGCCGGCCCTCCGCTCGGGGCAACGGCGAACTCGCCAAAGGCCCGGCCATCCTCACCTCGATTCTCGGCATCGCCCGGGCGGAGAACGGTGTCGACCTGACCGACTCCGCGTCACCGGTCCGGCTGTTCACCGGCGACCGTGTCCCCGAAGCGGACATCCGCACCGGGCCGCGCGTCGGTGTCGCCATGGCGATGGACACGCCCTGGCGGTTCTGGCTGGACGGCTCTCCCGCGGTCTCCGCCTATCGCCGGGGAGGCAAGCGACGAGCGGCGGCCCCCGGCCGATAG
- the argJ gene encoding bifunctional glutamate N-acetyltransferase/amino-acid acetyltransferase ArgJ — translation MTVTQPKGFRAAGVAAGIKAEGKLDLALVVNDGPLQVAAGVFTRNVIKAAPVLWSQEVLKQQRLKAVVLNSGGANAATGPGGFQDTHRTAEKVAGLCEAGAIEVAVCSTGLIGERLPMDALLAGVDAAFGRLGTGAEADLDAATAVMTTDSKPKQAVAEHESGWRVGGFAKGAGMLAPNLATMLSVLTTDAVVTPEVLDKALRAATGVTFDRLDVDGGTSTNDTVLVLASGASGVEPTEAELTELLTTVSLDLVLQLRADSEGATKHVDVTVAGAASEADAIAAGRTIAEDNLVKTALFGSDPNWGRIAMALGRVPAKIDPEKVAIAINGVTLFANGTPAADRSAADLSGRDIQIVVDLGVGEGGATIYTTDLSHAYVEENSAYSS, via the coding sequence GTGACCGTCACCCAGCCGAAGGGATTCCGTGCCGCGGGCGTCGCCGCCGGGATCAAGGCCGAGGGCAAGCTCGACCTCGCGCTCGTCGTCAACGACGGGCCGCTGCAGGTCGCGGCCGGCGTGTTCACGCGCAACGTGATCAAGGCCGCGCCCGTCCTGTGGTCGCAAGAGGTGCTCAAGCAGCAGCGCCTCAAGGCCGTCGTGCTCAATTCCGGCGGCGCGAACGCCGCCACCGGCCCCGGCGGTTTCCAGGACACCCACCGGACCGCCGAGAAGGTCGCTGGGCTGTGCGAAGCCGGTGCGATCGAGGTCGCGGTCTGTTCGACCGGTCTGATCGGCGAGCGGTTGCCGATGGACGCGCTGCTTGCCGGCGTGGATGCCGCCTTCGGCCGGCTCGGCACCGGCGCCGAAGCCGATCTCGACGCCGCCACCGCGGTCATGACCACCGACAGCAAGCCGAAGCAGGCGGTCGCCGAACACGAAAGCGGCTGGCGTGTCGGCGGATTCGCGAAGGGCGCGGGCATGCTCGCCCCCAACCTCGCGACGATGCTCTCCGTCCTCACCACCGACGCGGTCGTCACCCCCGAAGTCCTGGACAAGGCGCTGCGCGCCGCCACCGGCGTGACCTTCGACAGGCTCGACGTCGACGGCGGGACCTCCACCAACGACACGGTGCTCGTCCTCGCCTCCGGCGCCAGCGGCGTCGAACCGACCGAGGCCGAACTGACCGAACTGCTCACCACGGTCAGCCTCGACCTCGTGCTGCAACTGCGCGCGGATTCCGAGGGCGCGACCAAGCACGTCGACGTCACGGTCGCGGGTGCGGCGAGCGAGGCCGACGCCATCGCCGCCGGCCGCACGATCGCCGAGGACAACCTGGTCAAGACCGCGCTGTTCGGTTCGGACCCGAACTGGGGCCGGATCGCCATGGCACTGGGCCGGGTGCCCGCGAAGATCGATCCGGAGAAGGTCGCGATCGCGATCAACGGCGTCACCCTCTTCGCGAACGGCACTCCCGCGGCGGACCGCTCCGCGGCGGATCTCTCGGGGCGTGACATCCAGATCGTCGTCGATCTCGGGGTCGGCGAAGGCGGGGCGACGATCTACACGACCGACCTCTCGCACGCGTACGTCGAAGAGAACAGCGCGTACTCGTCATGA
- a CDS encoding acetylornithine transaminase, with protein MTSLKSNVDGQEHWTSSLMDNYGTPALTLVRGEGAKVWDADGKPYVDLLGGIAVNALGHAHPAVVAAVTEQVAKLGHTSNLYVNPVAVELAETLLDVAGLSGNAKVLFVNSGAEANEAALKISRLTGRTKVVAGEGAFHGRTMGALSLTGQPSKRDAFAPLVPGVTHVPYGDVGALRAAVDTETAAVFLEPILGEAGVVPAPDGYLQAAREITKATGTLLVLDEVQTGIGRTGAWFAFQHTGIVPDVITLAKGLGGGLPIGAVIGVGEAGELMKPGQHGTTFGGNPICCAAGLAVLKTIAEENLNDHVSALGKDIASRVEELGHPLVAGVRGAGLLLGIALREPVSATVAKAAQEAGYLVNPIAPDTIRLAPPLILSADEAAGFLEALPGALDSTTT; from the coding sequence GTGACCTCCCTCAAGTCCAATGTAGACGGCCAGGAGCACTGGACGTCGTCCCTGATGGACAACTACGGCACCCCGGCGCTGACCCTGGTCCGCGGTGAGGGCGCGAAGGTCTGGGACGCCGACGGCAAGCCGTATGTCGACCTGCTGGGCGGGATCGCGGTCAACGCGCTCGGGCACGCCCATCCCGCCGTGGTCGCCGCGGTCACCGAACAGGTCGCGAAACTCGGGCACACCTCGAACCTCTACGTGAACCCGGTTGCCGTCGAATTGGCCGAGACCCTCCTGGACGTCGCGGGCCTGTCCGGCAACGCGAAGGTCCTGTTCGTCAACTCCGGCGCGGAGGCCAACGAAGCCGCGCTGAAGATCAGCAGGCTCACCGGGCGGACCAAGGTCGTCGCCGGTGAGGGCGCCTTCCACGGTCGCACCATGGGCGCCTTGTCGCTGACCGGCCAGCCGTCGAAACGGGACGCGTTCGCGCCGCTGGTCCCTGGCGTGACTCACGTTCCTTATGGTGACGTCGGCGCGCTTCGCGCCGCGGTGGACACCGAAACCGCGGCGGTGTTCCTCGAGCCGATCCTCGGGGAAGCGGGTGTCGTCCCGGCGCCGGACGGCTACCTCCAGGCCGCGCGGGAGATCACCAAGGCGACCGGGACCCTGCTGGTCCTCGACGAGGTGCAGACCGGCATCGGCCGCACCGGCGCGTGGTTCGCCTTCCAGCACACCGGCATCGTCCCGGACGTCATCACACTGGCGAAGGGGCTCGGCGGCGGTCTGCCGATCGGCGCGGTCATCGGCGTCGGAGAGGCGGGGGAGCTGATGAAGCCGGGCCAGCACGGGACCACCTTCGGCGGCAACCCGATCTGCTGTGCCGCCGGGCTCGCCGTGCTCAAGACCATCGCCGAGGAGAACCTGAACGACCACGTTTCCGCCCTGGGCAAGGACATCGCCTCCCGTGTCGAGGAACTCGGCCATCCGCTGGTGGCCGGGGTCCGCGGGGCCGGATTGCTGCTCGGCATCGCGTTGCGCGAGCCGGTCTCGGCCACGGTCGCCAAGGCCGCGCAGGAAGCGGGGTACCTGGTCAACCCGATCGCCCCGGACACCATCCGGCTGGCACCTCCGCTGATCCTGAGCGCCGACGAGGCCGCGGGATTCCTCGAAGCCCTTCCCGGGGCACTCGATTCCACCACCACCTAG
- the argH gene encoding argininosuccinate lyase — MSGNEQPVQLWGGRFAGGPAEAMAALSASTHFDWRLAPYDIAGSRAHARVLRKAGLLTDDELTGMLAALDALARDVESGAFTPTVADEDVHTALERGLLERAGTELGGKLRAGRSRNDQVATLFRMWLRDAARRVVTGTLGVVDALVSQAKRHPDAILPGRTHLQHAQPVLLAHHLLAHGQSLLRDVTRLRDWDARTAESPYGSGALAGSSLGLDPEAVAAELGFDTSVENSIDGTASRDFVAEFAFDVAMLAVNLSRIAEEVIIWNTAEFGYVTLDDAWATGSSIMPQKKNPDVAELTRGKAGRLIGNLTGLLATLKAQPLAYNRDLQEDKEPVFDSVEQLELLFPAIAGMLETLTFHTDRLAELAPAGFTLATDIAEWLVRQGVPFRVAHEAAGESVRVAEARGVGLDELTDEEFEKIDPALTSAVREVLTVEGSVNSRDARGGTAPERVAEQRDRLVARVAEHRAWLS, encoded by the coding sequence GTGAGCGGGAACGAGCAGCCGGTGCAGCTGTGGGGCGGCCGGTTCGCCGGCGGGCCGGCGGAGGCGATGGCGGCGCTGAGCGCGTCGACCCATTTCGACTGGCGGCTGGCGCCGTACGACATCGCCGGCTCGCGGGCCCACGCGCGAGTGCTGCGGAAGGCGGGGCTGCTCACCGATGACGAGCTGACCGGCATGCTCGCCGCCCTGGACGCCCTCGCGCGGGACGTCGAGTCGGGCGCGTTCACGCCGACCGTCGCCGACGAGGACGTCCACACCGCGCTCGAACGCGGCCTGCTGGAGCGGGCGGGCACCGAACTCGGTGGCAAGCTGCGGGCGGGACGTTCGCGCAACGACCAGGTCGCGACGCTGTTCCGGATGTGGCTGCGCGACGCCGCCCGCCGGGTGGTCACAGGCACTCTCGGGGTCGTCGACGCGCTCGTTTCCCAGGCGAAGAGGCACCCGGACGCGATCCTTCCCGGCCGCACCCATCTGCAGCACGCCCAGCCTGTCCTGCTGGCGCACCACCTGCTCGCGCACGGCCAGTCGCTGCTGCGCGACGTCACCCGCTTGCGGGACTGGGACGCTCGCACCGCCGAGTCACCCTACGGTTCCGGCGCGCTCGCGGGCTCCTCGCTGGGCCTCGACCCCGAGGCCGTCGCCGCGGAACTGGGCTTCGACACCAGCGTCGAAAACTCGATCGACGGTACCGCCTCGCGGGACTTCGTCGCCGAGTTCGCCTTCGACGTCGCGATGCTCGCGGTCAACCTGTCCAGGATCGCCGAAGAGGTGATCATCTGGAACACCGCCGAATTCGGCTACGTCACCCTGGACGACGCCTGGGCGACCGGCAGTTCGATCATGCCGCAGAAGAAGAACCCGGACGTCGCCGAGCTGACCCGCGGCAAGGCCGGGCGCCTCATCGGCAACCTGACCGGTCTGCTCGCGACGCTCAAGGCGCAGCCACTCGCGTACAACCGTGACCTGCAGGAGGACAAGGAACCGGTCTTCGACTCCGTCGAGCAGCTGGAACTGCTGTTCCCGGCGATCGCGGGCATGCTCGAAACGCTGACCTTCCACACCGACCGGCTCGCCGAACTGGCGCCCGCCGGCTTCACCCTCGCCACGGACATCGCCGAATGGCTGGTGCGCCAGGGTGTTCCGTTCCGTGTCGCGCACGAAGCGGCGGGGGAAAGCGTCCGCGTCGCCGAAGCCCGCGGTGTCGGCCTGGACGAACTGACCGACGAAGAGTTCGAGAAGATCGACCCGGCGCTGACGTCCGCCGTACGCGAGGTGCTGACCGTCGAGGGCTCGGTGAATTCACGCGACGCTCGTGGCGGTACCGCTCCGGAACGCGTCGCCGAGCAGCGGGACCGGCTGGTCGCACGGGTCGCCGAACACCGCGCCTGGCTGAGCTGA
- a CDS encoding DUF4166 domain-containing protein, with protein sequence MIFRKALGEQFASLHPRMRERLSLSTANGVGMIGVGVMDEIWRGAAFTTPFLRLGASRHILFPERGHDVPFTIENYPYVDSLGRETVSFVRTFDLPGRRRRFDAQMIYSAERGTVVDYLGTHQHIAVDLESTVRPDGGFHLRSEEFRLCEGPLRCVVPRSVVGVAEVDEWFDEESGLFRIEVQVTNRRFGPLFGYRGAFEARFVDLRAGVSGAVKPLREKVLD encoded by the coding sequence ATGATCTTCCGAAAGGCCCTGGGCGAACAGTTCGCGTCACTGCATCCCCGCATGCGCGAACGACTGTCGCTCAGCACGGCGAACGGCGTCGGGATGATCGGCGTCGGCGTGATGGACGAGATCTGGCGCGGAGCCGCGTTCACCACACCGTTCCTGCGGCTCGGCGCGTCGAGGCACATCCTGTTCCCCGAACGGGGCCACGACGTCCCTTTCACCATCGAGAACTACCCGTACGTCGATTCCCTCGGCAGGGAGACGGTCTCGTTCGTCCGCACCTTCGATCTGCCAGGGAGACGGCGGCGGTTCGACGCGCAGATGATCTACAGTGCCGAGCGCGGGACGGTCGTCGACTACTTGGGAACACATCAGCACATCGCCGTCGATCTCGAGTCGACGGTGCGGCCCGACGGCGGCTTCCACCTCCGTTCGGAGGAGTTCCGGCTCTGCGAAGGCCCGCTTCGGTGCGTGGTGCCGCGTTCCGTCGTCGGGGTGGCCGAGGTCGACGAGTGGTTCGACGAGGAGAGCGGCCTGTTCCGGATCGAGGTCCAGGTGACGAACCGGCGATTCGGCCCGCTGTTCGGCTACCGGGGAGCGTTCGAGGCGCGGTTCGTCGACCTGCGGGCGGGGGTGAGCGGAGCGGTGAAGCCGTTGCGTGAGAAGGTCCTGGACTGA
- a CDS encoding arginine repressor, whose protein sequence is MTGSRVTRQARITELVSTMAIRSQTELAKLLAAEGIDVTQATLSRDLDELGAVKLRGADSGAPVYVIPEDGSPVRGVQGGTSRLSRLLAELLVSADSSGNLTVLRTPPGAAQFLASAIDRAALEEVVGSIAGDDTVAVIAREPLSGKDLAERFLALARRSSTVDGGEETEGDA, encoded by the coding sequence ATGACCGGCAGCAGGGTCACCCGGCAGGCACGGATCACCGAACTCGTGTCCACGATGGCCATCCGCAGCCAGACCGAGCTGGCGAAGCTGCTGGCGGCGGAAGGGATCGACGTCACCCAGGCGACGTTGTCACGGGACCTCGACGAACTGGGCGCGGTGAAGCTCCGGGGTGCGGACTCCGGCGCGCCGGTGTACGTCATCCCGGAGGACGGCAGTCCGGTGCGCGGGGTGCAGGGCGGCACGTCCCGGCTTTCCCGGTTGCTCGCCGAACTGCTCGTTTCGGCGGACTCGTCCGGGAACCTGACGGTGCTGCGCACCCCGCCGGGCGCGGCGCAGTTCCTGGCCAGCGCCATCGACCGGGCGGCGCTGGAGGAGGTCGTCGGTTCGATCGCCGGCGACGACACGGTCGCGGTGATCGCGCGGGAACCGTTGTCCGGCAAAGACCTGGCCGAGCGTTTCCTGGCGCTGGCCCGACGGTCGTCCACAGTGGACGGCGGTGAGGAGACCGAAGGTGACGCCTGA
- the tyrS gene encoding tyrosine--tRNA ligase, with protein MSEHILDELTWRGLIAQSTDTDALRRDLDQGPLTLYCGFDPTAPSLHAGNLVPLLMLSRFQRAGHRPIVLAGVATGMIGDPRDTGERTLNTVDTVSEWADRIRGQLERFVDFDDSPTGAVIENNLNWTAKQSVVEFLRDVGKHFPVNMMLNRETVKRRLETDGISYTEFSYLLLQSQDYLHLYREYGCKLQIGGSDQWGNLVGGVDLIRRTDGGHTHALTAPLVTDSEGRKFGKSTGGGSVWLDPEMTSPYAWFQYFLNVADADVIRYLKMFSFLGQEEIAALAEDTEQRPHLRSAQRKLAEDFTTLVHGEAATRQVIAASQALFGRGELRELDSPTLDAAMAEVPNGEIDPNGESTIVDLLISAGLVDSKGAARRTVKEGGAYVNNMKIADEEWKPSAGDALHGRWLVVRKGKRNVAGVRVGG; from the coding sequence GTGAGCGAGCACATCCTTGACGAGCTGACCTGGCGCGGCCTGATCGCGCAATCCACCGACACCGACGCACTGCGGCGAGACCTCGACCAAGGACCCCTCACGCTCTATTGCGGATTCGACCCGACCGCGCCGAGCCTGCACGCCGGCAACCTGGTCCCGCTGCTGATGCTCTCCCGCTTCCAGCGCGCCGGGCACCGGCCGATCGTGCTGGCCGGCGTCGCCACCGGGATGATCGGTGACCCGCGCGACACCGGTGAGCGCACCCTGAACACGGTGGACACCGTCTCCGAGTGGGCCGACCGGATCCGCGGTCAGCTGGAGCGGTTCGTCGACTTCGACGATTCGCCGACCGGCGCGGTCATCGAGAACAACCTGAACTGGACCGCGAAGCAGAGCGTGGTCGAGTTCCTGCGCGACGTCGGCAAGCACTTCCCGGTCAACATGATGCTGAACCGGGAGACGGTGAAGCGCCGCCTCGAAACCGACGGCATCTCCTACACCGAGTTCAGCTACCTGCTGCTGCAGTCGCAGGACTACCTGCACCTGTACCGCGAGTACGGCTGCAAGCTGCAGATCGGCGGCTCCGACCAGTGGGGCAACCTCGTCGGCGGTGTCGACCTGATCCGCCGGACCGACGGCGGGCACACCCACGCGCTGACCGCGCCACTGGTCACCGACTCCGAGGGACGCAAGTTCGGGAAGTCGACCGGTGGCGGCAGCGTCTGGCTCGACCCGGAGATGACCTCGCCGTACGCGTGGTTCCAGTACTTCCTGAACGTCGCCGACGCCGACGTCATCCGCTACCTGAAGATGTTCTCCTTCCTCGGGCAGGAGGAGATCGCGGCGCTGGCCGAAGACACCGAACAGCGCCCCCACCTGCGGTCCGCACAGCGAAAGCTCGCGGAGGACTTCACGACGCTGGTGCACGGCGAGGCCGCCACCCGGCAGGTCATCGCCGCGAGTCAGGCGTTGTTCGGCAGGGGAGAGCTGCGTGAACTCGACTCGCCGACCCTCGACGCCGCCATGGCCGAGGTGCCCAACGGCGAGATCGACCCGAACGGCGAGTCGACGATCGTCGACCTGCTGATCTCCGCCGGGCTCGTCGACAGCAAGGGCGCCGCGCGCCGCACCGTCAAGGAAGGCGGTGCGTACGTCAACAACATGAAGATCGCCGACGAAGAGTGGAAGCCGTCCGCTGGCGACGCTCTGCACGGCCGCTGGCTCGTGGTCCGCAAGGGCAAGCGCAACGTCGCCGGCGTGCGCGTCGGCGGCTGA
- a CDS encoding TetR family transcriptional regulator, giving the protein MNGPSTKQRLIDGALETIRTGGVTAVSARTVAAAAGTNQALIFYHFGSVEELLAQACVTATESRVSHYRDRFAEVSTLGELLELGRTIHAEERAEGNMAVLAQTLAGAQAGGRLAEATRQALDKWVREVQGALDRVLTGSPVLDLTETDGLAHAISAGFLGLTLFETVDPAGAEQALAALGQLAVLVDVLEGLGPVATRAVRAKLRKTAKRS; this is encoded by the coding sequence ATGAACGGGCCCAGCACGAAACAGCGGTTGATCGACGGCGCGCTGGAGACGATCCGCACCGGCGGCGTCACCGCGGTTTCGGCCAGGACCGTCGCCGCGGCGGCGGGCACCAATCAAGCCTTGATCTTCTACCACTTCGGCAGTGTCGAGGAGTTGCTCGCGCAGGCCTGTGTGACGGCGACCGAAAGCCGTGTCTCCCACTATCGTGACCGGTTCGCCGAAGTGAGCACGCTGGGCGAACTTCTGGAACTGGGCCGGACCATCCACGCGGAGGAACGGGCCGAGGGGAACATGGCGGTCCTCGCCCAGACGCTCGCCGGTGCCCAGGCGGGCGGGCGGCTGGCCGAGGCGACCCGGCAGGCGCTCGACAAATGGGTTCGCGAAGTCCAAGGCGCGCTCGATCGCGTCCTGACCGGTTCGCCGGTGCTCGACCTTACGGAGACCGACGGGCTCGCCCACGCGATCTCCGCCGGTTTCCTCGGCCTGACCTTGTTCGAGACGGTCGATCCGGCAGGTGCCGAGCAGGCACTGGCGGCGCTGGGACAACTGGCTGTCCTGGTCGACGTCCTCGAGGGACTCGGCCCGGTCGCGACCCGTGCGGTGCGCGCGAAGCTCCGGAAGACCGCGAAGCGATCTTGA
- the argF gene encoding ornithine carbamoyltransferase: MLRNFLRDDDLSPAEQAEILDLADQLKAEPLGSRALAGKSVAAIFEKNSTRTRFSFEVGIAQLGGNPVIVDGRSMQLGREETIEDTSRVLSRYLDAIVWRTFAQKRIDAMASASSIPVINALTDEFHPCQVLTDLMTIRERKGKLAGLTLVYLGDGANNMAHSLLLGGTTAGMHVRVVSPEGFQPDQQVMLDAKHRSSETGGSTTVFTDPHAAVEGADVVVTDTWTSMGQENDGLDRVGPFRELQVNAALMRRAADEAIVLHCLPAHRGWEITDEVIDGPASAVWDEAENRLHAQKALLVWLMDKQAS; this comes from the coding sequence ATGCTCCGCAACTTCCTTCGTGACGACGATCTCAGCCCCGCCGAACAGGCCGAGATCCTGGACCTCGCCGACCAGCTGAAAGCAGAGCCGCTGGGCTCCCGCGCGCTGGCGGGCAAATCCGTCGCGGCGATCTTCGAGAAGAACTCCACCCGGACCAGGTTCTCCTTCGAGGTGGGCATCGCCCAGCTCGGCGGGAACCCGGTCATCGTCGACGGACGCTCCATGCAGCTCGGCCGCGAAGAGACCATCGAGGACACGTCGCGGGTGCTTTCGCGGTACCTGGACGCGATCGTCTGGCGGACCTTCGCCCAGAAGCGCATCGACGCGATGGCGTCGGCGTCGAGCATCCCGGTGATCAACGCGCTCACCGACGAGTTCCACCCGTGCCAGGTGCTCACCGATCTGATGACCATCCGCGAACGCAAGGGCAAGCTCGCGGGGCTCACCCTGGTCTACCTCGGGGACGGCGCCAACAACATGGCGCATTCGCTGCTGCTGGGCGGGACGACGGCGGGGATGCACGTCCGCGTCGTTTCGCCGGAAGGCTTCCAGCCCGATCAGCAGGTCATGCTCGACGCCAAGCACCGATCGAGTGAAACCGGCGGCAGCACCACGGTCTTCACCGATCCGCACGCCGCCGTCGAAGGCGCGGACGTCGTCGTCACCGACACGTGGACCTCGATGGGCCAGGAGAACGACGGCCTCGACCGCGTCGGCCCGTTTCGCGAGCTGCAGGTCAACGCCGCGCTGATGCGCCGCGCCGCGGACGAGGCGATCGTGCTGCACTGCCTGCCCGCGCACCGAGGCTGGGAGATCACCGACGAGGTCATCGACGGACCGGCGAGCGCGGTCTGGGACGAGGCCGAGAACCGGCTGCACGCGCAGAAGGCGCTGCTGGTGTGGCTCATGGACAAGCAGGCATCGTGA
- the argB gene encoding acetylglutamate kinase, giving the protein MSPSESTVPADERLATAAEKAAILIEALPWLQRFHGATVVVKYGGNAMIDESLKQAFAEDMVFLRMAGLRPVVVHGGGPQITAMLNRLGVEGEFKGGLRVTTPETMDIVRMVLTGQVSRELVGLINAHGPYAVGISGEDARLFTAERKQATVDGVPVDIGLVGEVSEVNPDAVLDIVNAGRIPVVSTVAPDVDGVVHNINADTAAGALAAALGAEKLVVLTDVEGLYADWPDRGSLVDRIRVDRLETLLPGLASGMIPKMEACVRAIRGGVRRAHVIDGRIAHSVLLEVFTSRGIGTMVFPETELP; this is encoded by the coding sequence ATGAGTCCGTCCGAATCCACCGTCCCCGCGGACGAGCGGCTCGCGACGGCCGCGGAGAAGGCCGCGATCCTGATCGAAGCCCTGCCCTGGCTACAGCGTTTCCACGGCGCGACCGTCGTGGTCAAGTACGGCGGCAACGCCATGATCGACGAAAGCCTCAAACAGGCCTTCGCCGAGGACATGGTCTTCCTGCGCATGGCCGGGTTGCGCCCCGTGGTGGTGCACGGCGGCGGTCCGCAGATCACCGCGATGCTCAACCGGCTCGGCGTCGAAGGCGAGTTCAAGGGCGGCCTCCGGGTCACCACGCCCGAGACGATGGACATCGTCCGCATGGTGCTGACCGGCCAGGTCAGCCGCGAACTGGTCGGCCTGATCAACGCGCACGGCCCGTACGCGGTCGGGATCTCCGGCGAGGACGCGCGGCTGTTCACCGCGGAGCGCAAACAGGCCACCGTGGACGGTGTGCCGGTCGACATCGGGCTCGTCGGCGAGGTCTCCGAGGTCAACCCGGACGCGGTCCTCGACATCGTCAACGCGGGCCGGATCCCGGTGGTGTCCACCGTGGCCCCGGACGTCGACGGCGTGGTGCACAACATCAACGCCGACACCGCCGCCGGCGCACTGGCGGCCGCGCTGGGCGCGGAGAAGCTCGTCGTGCTCACGGACGTCGAAGGTCTCTACGCCGACTGGCCGGACCGCGGTTCGCTGGTCGACCGCATCCGCGTGGACCGCCTCGAAACCCTGCTCCCCGGCCTCGCCAGCGGCATGATCCCGAAGATGGAGGCCTGTGTGCGCGCCATCCGGGGCGGTGTCCGCCGCGCGCACGTGATCGACGGCCGCATCGCCCATTCGGTACTGCTGGAGGTCTTCACCTCCCGCGGCATCGGTACCATGGTCTTCCCCGAAACGGAGCTTCCGTGA